Proteins from one Mycobacterium sp. EPa45 genomic window:
- the menJ gene encoding menaquinone reductase → MDLRSDVVIVGAGPAGSAAAAWAARRGHDVLVIDAAEFPRDKPCGDGLTPRAVLELQRLGLGEWLDGHIRHHGLRLSGFGADVEVPWPGPSFPSGGSAVPRTELDDRIRKVAEDAGASMLLGVKAVDVSRDSRGNVDAVVLADGSRVSCRWVIVADGARSPFGRVLGRQWHQETVYGVAVRGYLASPRSSEPWISSDLELRSVDGQVLPGYGWIFPLGNGEVNIGVGALATAKRPADVALRPLIKHYTDLKRASWGFEGAPRAVSSALLPMGGAVSGVAGPNWVLIGDAAACVNPLNGEGIDYGLETGRLAAEMLGSGDLSSAWPSALQTHYGRGFSVARRLGLLLTLPRFLPLTGPIAMRSARMMNVAVRVMGNLVTDEDADLVARAWRVAGMGSRKLDRRKPFS, encoded by the coding sequence ATGGACTTGCGGTCAGACGTGGTCATCGTCGGGGCCGGGCCGGCCGGCTCGGCGGCGGCCGCCTGGGCAGCCCGCCGCGGCCACGACGTGCTCGTCATCGACGCCGCCGAGTTCCCACGCGACAAGCCGTGCGGCGATGGGCTGACCCCCCGCGCGGTCCTCGAGCTGCAGCGGCTCGGGCTCGGCGAGTGGCTCGACGGCCACATCCGTCACCACGGGCTTCGGCTCTCCGGGTTCGGTGCCGACGTCGAGGTCCCGTGGCCCGGGCCGTCATTTCCGTCCGGCGGATCAGCAGTGCCGCGCACCGAACTCGACGACCGGATCCGCAAGGTCGCCGAAGACGCCGGTGCGTCCATGCTGCTCGGCGTGAAAGCCGTTGATGTATCCCGTGATTCGCGCGGTAACGTCGATGCGGTGGTGCTGGCCGACGGGTCGCGGGTGTCGTGCCGCTGGGTGATCGTTGCCGATGGCGCTCGCTCTCCGTTCGGTCGGGTGCTCGGCAGGCAGTGGCATCAGGAGACGGTGTACGGGGTGGCCGTGCGCGGATACCTCGCATCGCCGCGGTCTTCGGAGCCGTGGATCTCTTCCGATCTGGAACTTCGCTCGGTCGACGGGCAGGTGCTACCCGGGTACGGCTGGATCTTCCCGTTGGGCAATGGCGAGGTGAACATCGGCGTCGGCGCGCTGGCCACGGCGAAGCGGCCCGCCGATGTGGCGTTGCGGCCGCTGATCAAGCACTACACCGACCTCAAGCGCGCCTCGTGGGGGTTCGAGGGTGCGCCGCGTGCGGTGTCCTCGGCGTTGCTGCCGATGGGCGGGGCGGTCTCGGGCGTCGCCGGACCCAACTGGGTGCTGATCGGTGACGCCGCCGCCTGCGTGAACCCGTTGAATGGCGAGGGCATCGACTACGGACTGGAGACGGGGCGACTAGCGGCCGAGATGCTGGGCTCCGGTGATCTGTCGTCGGCGTGGCCGTCTGCGCTGCAGACGCATTACGGGCGCGGCTTCTCGGTGGCCCGCCGCCTGGGGTTGCTGCTGACGTTGCCGCGCTTCCTGCCGCTGACCGGGCCGATCGCAATGCGGTCCGCCCGGATGATGAACGTCGCGGTGCGGG